One genomic segment of Flagellimonas marinaquae includes these proteins:
- a CDS encoding transporter, which produces MDISIIKKKFFLLAFFPTIICAQYTDVINSNRPGRAASAYAVGKNVVQAEVGLLYEQQDNADLNSDSNIFGADYALRYGLLFEELEVIMEGTFITQNITYPDLGIEGSLTNFSRNRVGLKYLVFDPYKDPARSKPNLYSWRANNLFQWKNLIPAVSVYGGANFVLGDNPFYPGEPTISYRGGIQTQSRLSPRFVLISNIAYDRITTDTPEWRYALSVTHAFRDPRWSVFFEGQGISGDRYSDIILRTGVARLINPNFQADIHMGSGFKNDPSRIFVVLGFSYRLDFHKDELIPINEQQSGMNGKIKKNSNKRKSKKKRKNRG; this is translated from the coding sequence ATGGACATTTCCATAATCAAAAAGAAATTCTTTTTACTCGCTTTTTTCCCCACCATTATCTGCGCACAATATACCGATGTGATCAATTCCAACCGCCCGGGCAGGGCCGCAAGTGCCTATGCCGTTGGTAAAAATGTGGTACAGGCAGAAGTTGGCTTGCTGTACGAACAGCAGGACAATGCGGACTTAAACTCCGACTCCAACATTTTTGGTGCCGATTATGCCCTACGTTACGGATTGCTTTTCGAGGAGCTGGAAGTAATCATGGAAGGTACGTTCATTACACAGAACATTACTTATCCGGACTTGGGCATCGAGGGTTCGCTCACCAATTTTTCCAGAAATCGTGTTGGATTAAAATATTTGGTCTTTGACCCCTACAAAGATCCTGCTCGGAGCAAACCCAACTTGTACAGCTGGAGGGCCAACAACCTTTTTCAATGGAAAAACCTGATTCCGGCCGTGTCGGTGTACGGTGGTGCGAATTTTGTATTGGGCGATAATCCGTTCTATCCCGGCGAACCTACAATTTCGTACCGTGGTGGAATCCAAACACAGAGCAGGCTATCCCCAAGGTTTGTATTGATTTCCAATATTGCCTACGATCGTATTACGACCGATACTCCCGAATGGCGATACGCCCTTTCGGTAACCCATGCTTTTCGTGACCCCAGATGGAGTGTCTTTTTTGAGGGACAGGGCATTTCCGGGGACCGCTATTCTGATATTATCCTAAGGACCGGGGTGGCCCGTTTGATCAATCCTAATTTCCAGGCCGATATCCATATGGGATCGGGTTTTAAAAACGACCCTTCCCGTATATTTGTAGTGCTCGGTTTTTCGTATCGCTTGGATTTTCATAAAGATGAACTTATTCCGATCAACGAGCAGCAATCTGGCATGAACGGGAAAATCAAAAAGAACTCCAATAAACGGAAATCAAAAAAGAAGAGAAAAAACCGTGGTTAA
- a CDS encoding GTP cyclohydrolase: protein MVTIKQVSSKSDLKRFVKFPFLLYKGSPYWVPPIINDEMESFDKDKNPVFKTAGAQFFLAYKDGKLVGRVAAIINWLEVKEQGLKKMRFGWFDFVDDPEVSKALLDKVQEIGKENQLDYMEGPVGFSNLDKVGVLTEGFDQVGNMITWYNHPYYQSHYEKHGFTTEKKYSESKFLAANADPKLFEKANMLIKKRFGLRELNFKKSADIMPWVDKMFDLFNDSYAKLSSFVKITDIQKEYFKKKYIGFINPEYIKFVVDAEDNMVAFAIVMPSFSEALQKAKGKLFPFGIFHLLHARKHSKDAIFYLIGIHPKYQNKGVTAIIFNEFHHTFKKRGVVNCIRTPELEDNIAIQQMWKHFDPKVIRRRRTYVKNL from the coding sequence ATGGTTACCATAAAACAGGTTTCGTCCAAATCCGACCTTAAACGATTTGTGAAATTCCCTTTCTTGCTCTACAAAGGTTCCCCGTATTGGGTGCCCCCTATTATCAATGATGAAATGGAGTCTTTTGACAAGGACAAGAACCCTGTTTTTAAAACAGCGGGGGCGCAGTTTTTTTTAGCCTACAAGGATGGTAAGTTAGTGGGGCGCGTAGCGGCCATAATAAATTGGTTGGAGGTAAAGGAACAGGGGCTTAAAAAAATGCGCTTTGGTTGGTTCGATTTTGTGGACGACCCGGAAGTTTCCAAAGCCTTGTTGGACAAAGTGCAGGAAATCGGCAAGGAAAACCAACTCGATTACATGGAAGGTCCGGTAGGTTTTTCCAATTTGGACAAAGTGGGCGTGCTCACCGAAGGTTTTGATCAAGTTGGCAATATGATCACGTGGTACAATCACCCCTATTATCAATCTCATTATGAAAAGCACGGGTTCACCACGGAAAAAAAATACTCCGAAAGCAAATTTTTGGCGGCCAATGCGGACCCCAAACTTTTTGAGAAAGCCAATATGCTCATCAAAAAACGATTCGGGCTCCGAGAACTCAACTTTAAGAAAAGTGCCGATATTATGCCGTGGGTGGACAAAATGTTCGACCTGTTCAACGATAGTTATGCCAAACTATCTTCCTTTGTTAAGATCACGGATATCCAAAAGGAATATTTTAAGAAAAAGTACATTGGTTTTATAAACCCGGAGTATATTAAGTTTGTGGTGGACGCCGAGGACAATATGGTGGCCTTTGCCATTGTAATGCCCTCTTTCTCGGAAGCTTTGCAAAAGGCCAAGGGCAAATTGTTCCCGTTCGGCATTTTCCATTTGCTCCACGCCAGAAAACACAGTAAGGATGCCATTTTCTACCTTATCGGCATTCATCCAAAATACCAGAACAAAGGTGTTACGGCCATTATTTTTAACGAGTTCCACCACACTTTTAAAAAGCGTGGCGTTGTGAATTGCATTAGAACCCCCGAACTGGAGGACAATATTGCCATACAACAGATGTGGAAGCATTTTGACCCCAAGGTAATTCGTCGTAGACGCACTTATGTAAAAAACCTATAG
- a CDS encoding DUF4834 family protein, which translates to MVLLQTILIFILVYYGLKFLLKWLAPKLFNYAMRKTNERFEQQFGNPGDFGHTKTREGETTISKKPHRRSNPSKKVGEYIDFEEID; encoded by the coding sequence ATGGTTTTATTACAAACGATTTTAATATTCATATTAGTATACTACGGGCTTAAATTCCTGTTAAAATGGTTGGCGCCGAAATTGTTCAATTACGCCATGCGCAAGACCAACGAGCGTTTTGAGCAGCAGTTCGGAAATCCTGGGGATTTTGGACATACAAAAACACGGGAAGGGGAGACCACCATATCCAAAAAACCACATCGCAGATCCAATCCTTCAAAAAAAGTTGGAGAATACATAGATTTTGAGGAAATTGATTAA